A genomic stretch from Canis lupus familiaris isolate Mischka breed German Shepherd chromosome 15, alternate assembly UU_Cfam_GSD_1.0, whole genome shotgun sequence includes:
- the SVBP gene encoding small vasohibin-binding protein, translating to MDPPARKEKSKVKEPASRVEKAKQKSAQQELKQRQRAEIYALNRVMTELEQQQFDEFCKQMQPPGE from the exons ATGGATCCACCAGCGCgtaaagaaaaatccaaagttaAAGAACCTGCCAGCAGAGTTGAGAAGGCCAAGCAGAAATCAGCCCAGCAGGAGCTGAAGCAGAGGCAAAGAGCAGAG ATCTATGCCCTCAACAGAGTCATGACAGAGCTGGAGCAACAGCAGTTCGATGAGTTCTGTAAACAGATGCAGCCTCCTGGAGAGTGA
- the ZNF691 gene encoding zinc finger protein 691 has protein sequence MGSEKEQDPEQHLPDEGEWGKPWRVDDSEGFRIPDGEKERGQESLSEGLQEIHPKKPWRKVTVPAGEPGGPRAHPRPETDEKPFICAQCGKTFNNTSNLRTHQRIHTGEKPYKCSECGKSFSRSSNRIRHERIHLEEKHYKCPKCQESFRRRSDLTTHQQDHLGKRPYRCDICGKSFSQSATLAVHHRTHLEPAPYICCECGKSFSNSSSFGVHHRTHTGERPYECAECGRTFSDISNFGAHQRTHRGEKPYWCTLCGKHFSRSSNLIRHQKTHLGEQAGKDSS, from the coding sequence ATGGGCAGTGAGAAGGAGCAGGATCCAGAACAGCACCTGCCTGACGAAGGGGAATGGGGTAAGCCCTGGAGAGTGGATGACTCTGAGGGTTTTCGGATCCCAGATGGGGAGAAAGAGCGTGGGCAAGAGAGCCTGTCGGAGGGTCTGCAAGAGATCCATCCAAAAAAGCCCTGGCGGAAAGTCACTGTCCCCGCTGGAGAGCCTGGGGGCCCCAGGGCTCACCCGAGGCCCGAGACCGACGAGAAGCCCTTTATATGTGCCCAGTGTGGCAAGACCTTCAATAATACCTCCAACCTGAGAACACACCAGCGGATCCACACCGGCGAGAAACCTTACAAGTGTTCTGAATGTGGCAAGAGCTTCTCGAGAAGCTCCAACCGCATCCGGCACGAGCGGATCCACCTGGAAGAGAAGCACTACAAATGTCCCAAGTGTCAGGAGAGCTTTCGGCGACGCTCGGACCTCACCACCCACCAGCAAGACCACCTGGGCAAGCGGCCGTACCGCTGTGACATCTGTGGCAAGAGCTTCAGCCAGAGCGCCACGCTGGCGGTGCACCATCGGACCCACCTGGAGCCAGCGCCCTACATCTGCTGTGAGTGCGGGAAGAGCTTCAGCAACAGCTCCAGCTTCGGCGTGCACCACCGCACGCACACAGGCGAGAGGCCCTATGAGTGCGCCGAGTGTGGGCGGACCTTCAGCGACATCTCCAACTTTGGAGCGCACCAGAGGACCCACAGAGGGGAGAAGCCCTACTGGTGCACTCTGTGTGGGAAACATTTCTCCCGGAGCTCAAACCTCATCCGCCACCAGAAAACGCACCTGGGAGAGCAGGCCGGGAAAGACTCCAGCTGA
- the ERMAP gene encoding erythroid membrane-associated protein: MEMASSSGSWLPSCLLALAFLLLPATVSGLTGDLHLAPLGGTAKLLCPLALWPVTVPTMVRWLRSPHPDGSQLVHVFRDGRDQEEGVTPEFKGRTALLRDPQEGSITLEIRHVRLEDRGPYRCQVQVGNVTRDGSVTLQVAVLGSDPYIHVKGYDAGWIQLVCRSEGWFPKPLAQWRDPQGKALQLVWDADSQEAGLFRIAVSSRVRDSTVGNVSCSLRNVALGQEKTTAMVIAAPSPGRISSSAVALAVILPVLGLLIMMGIYLIWKQRRSKEKLLYEQVMEVENLLSDHAKEKGRLHKALKKLRSELKLKRSAANSGWRRARLHFVAVTLDPDTAHPKLILSEDQRGVKLGDKRQPVPDGPQRFDFVVSVLGAEYFTAGCHYWEVDVGNKTKWALGVCSESVSRKGKVTATPANGHWLVRQSSENTYEALTSPQTPLRLKEPPRCVGIFLDYEAGVISFYDVTNRSHIFTFTHTFSGPLRPFFEPCLHDGGKNTAPLIICSELQKSEPPTGPKPEEKVHANGDVAMTVDPSLLPPRAPEPFPPEDMILPWPSDLGSALRGLKVPSF; this comes from the exons ATGGAGATGGCAAGTTCCTCTGGCTCCTGGCTGCCCAGCTGCCTCCTGGCCCTCGCGTTCCTCCTGCTGCCGGCGACCGTGTCAG GGCTCACCGGCGACCTGCACCTGGCCCCGCTAGGGGGCACGGCCAAGCTGCTCTGCCCGCTGGCCCTGTGGCCGGTCACCGTGCCCACCATGGTGAGGTGGCTGCGGTCCCCACACCCTGACGGCTCCCAGCTCGTGCACGTGTTCCGGGACGGGAGAGACCAGGAGGAAGGCGTGACCCCCGAATTCAAGGGGCGGACGGCGCTGCTCAGGGACCCCCAGGAGGGGAGCATCACCCTGGAGATCCGTCACGTCCGGCTGGAGGACCGAGGGCCCTACCGATGCCAAGTCCAGGTCGGAAATGTGACTCGAGATGGCAGCGTGACCCTGCAGGTGGCAG TTCTAGGCTCTGACCCCTACATCCACGTGAAGGGCTACGATGCTGGCTGGATCCAGCTGGTGTGCAGGTCGGAGGGATGGTTCCCGAAGCCTTTGGCCCAGTGGAGAGACCCTCAAGGCAAGGCGCTTCAACTCGTGTGGGATGCTGATTCCCAGGAAGCCGGGCTCTTCCGGATAGCGGTGTCCAGCAGAGTCAGGGACAGCACGGTCGGGAATGTGTCCTGCTCCCTCCGCAACGTGGCCCTTGGCCAAGAGAAGACCACAGCCATGGTCATAGCAG CCCCATCTCCAGGGAGGATCTCCTCCTCAGCAGTGGCTCTTGCTGTGATCCTGCCTGTCCTGGGGCTTCTCATCATGATGGGCATTTACCTCATCTGGAAGCAAAGAAGATCGAAAG AGAAACTTCTCTATGAACAGGTGATGGAGGTAG aaaatCTTCTCTCAGACCACgcaaaagaaaaag GAAGGCTCCATAAAGCCCTCA agaAACTCCGGAGTGAACTGA agTTGAAAAGATCTGCGGCCAACTCAG GCTGGAGGAGGGCTCGGCTGCACTTCG TGGCAGTGACCCTGGACCCGGACACAGCACATCCCAAACTCATCCTATCTGAGGACCAGAGAGGGGTGAAGCTTGGAGATAAAAGGCAACCTGTGCCCGACGGCCCCCAGAGATTTGACTTTGTCGTCAGCGTCCTGGGCGCTGAATACTTCACGGCGGGCTGTCACTACTGGGAGGTGGACGTGGGAAACAAGACCAAATGGGCCCTGGGGGTGTGTAGTGAGTCCGTGAGCAGGAAGGGGAAGGTCACTGCCACCCCCGCCAATGGACACTGGCTAGTCCGCCAGAGTAGTGAGAACACGTACGAAGCTCTCACATCCCCACAGACCCCCCTGCGCCTGAAGGAGCCCCCGAGGTGTGTGGGGATCTTCCTGGACTATGAAGCAGGTGTCATTTCCTTCTACGATGTGACCAACAGATCTCACATCTTTACTTTCACCCACACTTTCTCTGGCCCCCTTCGCCCTTTCTTCGAGCCCTGCCTTCACGATGGAGGGAAAAATACAGCGCCTCTAATCATCTGCTCAGAACTCCAGAAGTCAGAGCCACCGACTGGCCCCAAGCCAGAAGAAAAAGTCCACGCTAATGGAGATGTGGCCATGACGGTGGACCCTTCCTTACTGCCCCCTCGGGCACCGGAGCCTTTCCCACCCGAGGATATGATCCTGCCCTGGCCCTCTGACCTTGGCTCAGCCCTTCGGGGACTCAAGGTGCCTTCCTTTTAG